Genomic DNA from Telopea speciosissima isolate NSW1024214 ecotype Mountain lineage chromosome 2, Tspe_v1, whole genome shotgun sequence:
AACTATGATAATAACAGGGACCGTTATCGTGATCGATACAATGATCGGTCTCGAGACCGTGATCGCGACCGGGAAAGAGAGTATGAGGATTCACGTGATCATGATCGAACGAGAGACCATTTCTTGGATCAAGATCGTGACCGAGATCTGGAAGACAATGAACAGGAGCGTAACAAGAGCCGTGATCATGATTGGGAGAGGGACCATGATATAGATCGGGACCATGATAGGGAGATGGATAGTGATGACCATGATAGAAGCAAGGACACAGATAAAGACCTGCAATCAAGGATTCGGACTGGGTAAGCATGTTTATTGTCTTGCATTGCTTATGTTTTGAGAGGAGGAAGGCAGTCTCAGTCGACCCAATAGTTGAGGTATCTAAACAACATAAATAATAGATGCAGTTTGCTTGAGTGCCACTGTTCTGACAAGAATTCTTCTGAATTTAGGTACTATGGCTCATCAAGTCAGACAGTGCAAGTGATTGGTTCTCTGTTGAATCATTTTTTATGAAATTTATTTACCATGTTATGCTTATAATTCATCAATTGGTACTCTTTCAGAGGTTATTGTTCTATTCCTCTGAACTAGCATCTCTGTTTACTGAAAGGATAAGCTCTAAGATTTGGTACAACTAGAGCTATCAAATTGGTGTTTTACTTTAATGGCTGGTGAGTGAGGTGTGAAAGAAAGCAATAAATGATGAAGTTGTTCCCTTGTTGTCTTGTCATTTGTCAGTCTTTTCTCTTATGAAATGATGATCTATCTTTCCAGAATAGAAAGACGAAATATAACTGTCAAGAAGTTCTGATTAAAATGAGCATACCTTGAGTAAGAATCAATCTATAGAGATCTGGGTAGTAGTTCAACTCTTCTTCCACCCCCCAAAACTCATCGAATGAATGGCTAACATACCTTGAATAGGAATCACTTATAGAGAGATCTGTGTAGAAGTTTAACCCTTCTCCCACCCCCCAAAACACATTGCATAAATGGGTGATCTTAGATTTCATTTGCAAAGCTCCTAGCCATTCAAAACTAAAAATGAAAAGCGCAAGGATCTATTGTTCAATTTTGCTGTCTTTAAAATTCCAttcatattttttataaaatttgagCAGAAATCTTTTAAGTGATAATTTGATTACTCCTCCACCTCCTTCTAAAAAGAACCATTGAGATTGTATTGTTTATTCAAAAAGATGGCTGCTAATGTCCATTATGACTTGATGTCAAAAGCAAGAACTCTGCCAGTTATGGCTGTTATCCAGCATGAATTGTATATCGAAAAAATTTTAAGTATTGTAATGACAGCTGTGAAACTTCAatattattttcattctcttAAAAAAATTGTTGCTTTATTTTTATCAGTTTTCAGCATGAAGTATACCTTTACTTCACTATGCTTCCTGTTTTGCTTGACAGTGATCGACATAGTAGGGAGCTATCGTCAAACTCCAGCGATGATTACCATGATCAGGTAGGCTCTACATATTCATGCATTATTAGTGATTCAAAGGTATATAGATATACATGTATGTTGTTGACACTAGACACTTGTTTTTTTCCACCCTCCTTACCATGGGTTTGTATTATTAGGTAAAGGAGCAGTTGGAGATATCAAATCAAAGGCACGAGGAGCTCCAAAAGGAGGTTTGGCTACTATTTGACTCTCAGCCTAGGAAGAATATCTTGTCCTTTTCACTAAAGGATGATGAGAGATTTTGATGCTTTGGTGGCAATGTTTTTGACCTGATTATTTGCATTTAAAAGCCACTAAATTTATGCACCACAAAATTCCAGATTTTTTAGATCTATGACAACGAAGAGCAATGAATTTGGGTCGAGTGGTACAAAGATAACCTGCAATGGAGAAACAATACATACATGAGTTTAGCTGAAGTGGGGTTGTTACTGAATGACAAGTGTAGGGATGACTGAGGTGGAAATaactttatttaaaaaaatagtagaggatgagagagatattTAAGTTGGTTCAGACTAGTTCATGTGAATCCATTTCATGAATCATGACAAGAGAAATGTTTCAAATTGTGTGGTAAAAGGACAAGGAGAAGGACAAAGACTACCTGGGTTGAAGTGGCGATAGAAAACATGTATACGTGGGTTAATGCTTATCAAAGCAGTGAATGTAACTGACTCCAAATGGTTGGGATGAGGCTTGGTGAGTTTTAGCACAAGGAAGTCATTCTGAGAACAGAAATCTGTTGTGAttcttgaaattgaaatttggaGTGACTGTCAAAATATTCTTCGTCTTCTAGAGTTTTGCCAACAGAAAGTGCTTAGACTTTTAATTGTAGAATACTTAGCTTCTCGGCGTAGGATGTTAAGCTTTATGTAGAATTAGGTTtcttgttgatgttgttgtATCGCTAGCCTATGCTTAATTTAGATCGATGAATCCCAccttgtcaaattttttttatttttttgctaggACACCTCAgaaattgattttaatttttttttggggagaaagaagtcaaagaacgctacctggtcacgTGCAATGGGTGGCCCCTGCGCCCCAGACACAGGGCTGTACTAAATGACCGCCACGCcaccatggaaaggcagaaatccctgAGGGTGCTGCTGTCATTCCACAcggccctgtgtctgggcacaggggccGCACACCGCATGCGACCGGGTAGCGTTCTgtttcccctttattttttgtgatAATGAATTAGCATTAACTGGCAACCTGTATGTTATGGTCATGTTTGGGTGTTTGTTTAATAACGTCTTATTATAATTGTGGGAATAACAGAAAACAAAATGTTTTGCGTTATCAGATTTCACAACTTGAAGAGcaattaaaagagaaagaacagCTGGTGTcagatttgcagaagaaatctCTGGTAAGCTTGTTCATGTTCTTATTTCTTtacaattttgttttatttgtagcttttttatttaaactctTAGATAACTATTTGATGCTCTAACTAAGCTGTCTGATGATGGAAGTAGAAAGTGGAGGATGTCTTGGCAACTGCAAAGAAGCTATCTTCTCACCGACGGATGCAGTTGACCAATGTAACTATGTACTTTCCATGTCTCCATGATTTACCCTTTTTTATGGTCCATTTCTCAGAGATGATTCTTTCCATCCTCATGTTTTTGTGCAGTTGCAGAGATGCTTTTTGCAAGTAAAGGATTATACTGGGAAGCTAAAAGCTAGTGAACAGGAGCTTCAGGTTAGGTTCTTCCCTTCAGCATTCTAATCGTAAATTCCTAATGTTTCCAGAACTAAGCAATGTGACTGTATTGGGTATTTGCATCTCTAGGACACAGGTTAGAACTAAATGGTGTAATTGTGTATTCATATGTGAGCCTATTTATTATGGATGGGCTGCATGGGTACATGAAGTCACATGTTGTTTCAGCAGAAGATTGTAATTATAACATGATGTCTGAAAATACTGAAATTAGCTTCAAAGTCCCCCAcctttggtgtattttttttcagttaaatGAAAAGTAGAATTTAATTTATTTCAAAGTTTAGAGATTGTCCTTATGGTCTACTATATATAAAGATATTCTAGATGTGGTTAATTGTTAAGTATGTCAAAGGTTGGTGTTCACTAACTCGTAGTGGCCCAAATAATAAATTCTGGTGTAGAGCTAAAAATGAAATTCATTCTAGCATAGTTGTTGTTGCCAAGGAAAGCGCAGACGGTGACAAGGCGCCTTGACTCCTAGGTGATCAAAGTGTCCATATACAGAAGTGGGGGGTTGGATGTAAAATATCAGACTTTGACCTTTTaagatgtaatttttttagggggggtggttatatgaaaaaaaaacttccttttacttataaatagaagggaagtaatgtataaaattttaaaaatatattttattaacCTAATATTTTAAGAAGGGAAACCCATTCTCATTACAGTTAGAGagtccctcttcctcctctttcctcttcctaCAAGGTgacagttgcaggcttgcagtgGGACTGGTAGGTagttcttcttcgtcttccggCAATTGCAGCTTCTATtgtttctcctcctttttctaaattttttccctctttcctcGATTCCCCCCCTCCCTGCCTTTCTCTTTCTACCTTCCCATTTTTCCAATGGATAGTTGGGACCTATTTTCCTAGACAACTTGGTGGCCAGTTGCCTAGGTCTTGgggctgatttggtatgatttcaatttcggattgatttcatgaaatagtcaacaaataggtttttgggcaagagattgaAATTGATTTGGTTGCATTCTAGAATATCTATACTTCCCGTAACAAATTCGGGTCTGTTCAATTAGCCCACAATATATGAGGATACTCTAGGTGATTAGTCCACTAATGGCTCAGCTATGTCAAAGGTTTATGTTCAGTCAAGTACTAGTGGTGGTTGCATAATCAATGGAACGCATTGTAGAATGTGTCTAGGGAAATATGTTGGTTCTGATTCAGGTTATCAATCACTGATAATTAAATGTTATAGAATAAGCAGAAAGGCCCCTTAATTCagattttaaaatcaaaattctgTGTGCAGAGGATAGTATTGAGAACTATGGGATCAATAGAAGTTCAATAGAATCAGCACTTCCTCTGACAAGATTCAGTTTTATAAAGGATTGaatataaaaatatgaaatgcAGGTTTTGCCGAAGAGATATTAATGTTCAGATTTACCAAGAGAAATTACACCAGTCTGGTTCCACATTTTTCAGTCAAGAGTATGTGTGGCCTAGGGGGTCTATGTGATAGCTATGCAAAGGGCTTAACTGATTTTGAATAATAGAACCAAGCAGAACCAGATTGTGATGACTAGAACAGATAGTTTAGAAAATATATCATAGAAGACGAATCTAATATACTGGTTTTATATCAGAAATACAGAATTAAAGAATACCTATAGCTAACACAGATCTGAAATACTTACTTGATATCATAATATAGTAGATACCAACTCTCAGATCTGTTAAGTTGCAGGTCACTTACTGGTTAGAGCAGAGCAACACTCGACTTAGCAATTTTCTGCTGGATTTCTGTAGAATATTAGGTCGTGTTTAGTAACACTCCGAAGAAGTGTTTCCAGTGTTTAAAAGAATAGAGAAGTGTTTGGTAAGTCCGGTTTGTTTCTCTACCCTGCCAAAGAACATATGGAACACCCCAAAACACGATCAGCCCGATGCCCGATTGTTGTTCCAGAAACAAATCCCACCATGCCCAATTCTCTCGACCTTACATGTCTCGTCTCAGCACTTCGTCTTCTCCGAGAGTCACCATTGTCTCAGCACTTCCTCTTCCCCCGAGAGCGGTGGCAAGAGTCCCGATCACCCTACCTCTGGTATGTACacgtctctcctctctctcccccatattAAACCCCCCGGCCTCTCTCTCTGATCTCTCCGACCAGAGTACCAGACCTCTACGATGAGGctgggtttcaaaaccctttccctAGATTTCTCTAGTACGTTCTTCAAAGGAGGAGTTAATAACGATGAACCACCAGCAAGACAGCAACCCCACTTGGTTCGGCCATTTCAGTGTTAAAGGACAAGAAGGATCCTTGAGTGTCCGCCTGGACTCCGACAGTACAAACCATGGCCCTTTGCAGGCGGTTGAACATTTCGTTCTCACCTAGAAGTATGAGACCATTACCATTTGAGGCCCACCATGGTTTTTGTGGTTCCATGGGTTTCTTTCATTACCTATCACTTCCGGACTTGCAGAAGGAGAAACAAGATCAGAAGAGCCTATCTAACAGTGACATTGAAGCTCAAATGCTTCGATGGTGAACATCCCTAGCAATTCATTTGCACCTATGATTGAGGTGTGCCAATCCATTCACACGCCCTGTTCTTGCGATTCCATGGTATTCTTCCATAACCCATCAATCCTAGCCAACTCAACCAGTTCTGGTGTTGGAATTTGGATTACATTGAGCCATGTTCTATCATGACTCCCCACTTGATGCCTTAATGTGGGATACTACGACCCATCAACTTTATCAACGACGACAACAATGATGATAATATTTGCAATGCATCAATCAATGTCTTTGAGCTCAAGTTGTAGTGGTTAGGAACAAGTACAGAGAAAGGGGGCAAGGACATTGAAGGAGTAAGACTGTAGGAGttgaagatcagggaagaacatggagaaaagTGTCTTTTATCCCTAAAATGTAATAGTAGTTCAACTTATAATGAGGGTATATTTGGTATCGTAGAAGTGCTTCCAATGTCTTGTTTAAACGTTAAAGTGCCTTCCAAACATATTTCTGCTTCTTTTGTGTTTCAGAAACATTTACACAGTGTTATCAAATGCCCAATAATCCTGGAAAAGTGTTCCTGAGagtagaaacaataaaaaagactTCCGGCTCAAAAACACTTCCACAGAacagaagtgttaccaaacgcGGCCTTACCTCCTGAAAACTGAAGAAGAACATGGaagtaggaagaagaaactgtagaagaatagaagatctttgttttttttttttttttggtagaatagtAGAACAGAAGATCAAAGGAAGATaagtgagaagagagagaatagggAGATCAATGAGAAGGGAGAGAGGCTCACACGCCACACTCTTGGTTTCAAAGAATATAATAGTCTATTCCATTCTAAGAtttgtgtgttggggggggggattacaAGTATATAAAATCCATAGAAATTAGAATCCTAATAGAAATAACTGTCCTAAACCTGTTAAACGTACTCAATGTAATAAGCTTCCTAACCAGACTCAACTTCTATCTAGAAGACTATCCTGCTACTTAACAATGGGCCCCACCTAAcaaatatatttaataaaattacAAAGTTACCCGTGATAACTTAAATAAACATCCTACTATTGCATGTTGTTTGGACCCAAACCTGAATCCAATGGTGATGCAGTAGCACTTCCGTGGACCTGCTGATACTCGTTTGTTGACCCAGACCGAGAACCAGGTCCAAATGTATTTTTTGTCTAGTAGGATATTCAGGCATTAATTTGGGTTGATattgaaatcttttatttttttttctgttttactttGGTAGGAGTTGGATACGTAGGAGATTCTGGCTTTCTAGTTCCCTTGTTGAAGTTTACTTAAAGTTTCCGCATTTGAGTgcaatttctttttataattatgtaaGCAACCCAACGTAATGGACAGATTGAAGATTGAATATTAGTTTTCTGGTTTTAGTGTGTGCCCGAGTGGCCTGGGCAGCTTGGCTGTCGTCCCCTCCTCCTCTATCCCTCccccttcttatttttttcttcctcctccttcgtTATTTCCCGATTCCTTCCTCTCTGTATTAGGTCTGTTcatttccttaattttttttctttatcgtCTTTATTTCTTCTGTTTGCTAACaatcttatctcttcttagtATTCCTTCAATTCTTTTTCTCCTATCTTATTATTGCTCTGTTTTGCTCTTGTTCCTGCAACTGGTGGTAGTACCAGTTGTAAAGTGTTGCTTCGAACTATGTAGTGGGTAATCGGTTTgaattttttgggattggatCATTACCCTAGGGTGACCCAAAGCCTAGATTATCAGCACCAAAGTCCTCTCCTGTGGTGAGATTTCCAACTTGAACCAGAACTAAACCTGTAACTACCAACCAGGTTAGTTACAGGAATTTCCTATGATTATTGCCCTAGGGCGACCCAAAGCCTAGATTATCAGCCCCAAAGTCCTCTCCTGTGGTGAGATATCCAACCTGAACCAGAACTGAACCTGTAACTACCCCAGCCATAGCTATATTATTGAAGTAGGTACTGTGCATCAAATTTACAGATAAGCCCTTAGTGCAGATATTACTAGGATACCCTTCCATTTTCAAGTTGTTCTAACCTTATTACCAGCCATTTGAATTCCCAATATTGTCCTTCCTTTTTAAATTAATTACCATTCTGTCCCAAGTCTGTTTCCTCTTTCAAAAAGACCTTAAACTGTTCCCTATAATTACAGTATTGCCAGAACCTCCTTAAATTGAGTTATTTACTcttcttgtgggcccatagcgTACCCATAATCAAGGTTATTGAACCCAGGATCACATCAAATGGTGTTGATGATGGGGTTGGACCTTTTGGGCTTTGGTTTCCAAAGTCTTGTTTCTGTCCAGCCATTCTAATGCCACTGCATCAGAAAGAGCTTAAAGTTTGGATTTCTGAGGCTgcaagtcccccccccccccctgtacttattatttgtttttggaATTTAATAAAATTCTGAAGGGCTGGCGGGTCCTAGAGTTCTGGGGTTAAAAAACTTCCTATAAAAGTAAAATCACATCTATAAGTATGTTCTACCTACTTTAACCTCACCTGAATGGGAAATACCATAATAATTGCCATCCTTTCGGTTGTATGTTCTACACCctaaattcaataaaatattccCTGATCTGtttaaaaaggggaaaaaatgttACAGGGGGTAAGATGCATGCATGGAtataaagggcatacccagtgcactaggctcccactactgcgggcataatgtatgcagccttaccccctctTCGcgagagaggctgtttcctgactcaaacCCACGACGAGAAGGTCGCATGCATGTATGTACGGGCATCAAATAATATGctttcttttcatttgaaaCAGGCTCTTCTTGATACGACAATGATCGAAGTTAGTATGGGTGATGATGCTTCTTGAAGGATGTTATCCTTCACACAAATTGCAAGGCATGCCATGGCATGCCATGACAACTTAAGTTGAATGATCTGTGCTGTATGATGCATCGTGCGATTATGCCTAGCTGTGTGATATCTTGTACATATCTTGAttttttgaaccattttatCAGTCTTGTTATTGACTCTACGACAGCTCTTGGATCAGTTTGAGTGATTGAATGTTTTAACTTAGGAACAAAGTTCTTTTGGTTAAATCTAAATCAATTCGAAGGCTGAATTTATGGCATCTTTTTTTAATGGGGATAATTTTAAGGATCCAGGTACCATTCCAGCAGCAATGCTGTTATCATCTGTCATGTTGTGAGTTAATTGTTCAGTCCTATCTTTTTAATACGGATAATATTACTGGACCCCTGCTGCTTCTTGATTTCACCCACTGGACACCTCACATTTGTTGGAATACTACCAAACTGTGCACAAGGCGCAGAAGTAATTGACCAAAACAGGGTTCCTTGGAAGACAGACAGACTCATTATGAAACAGGGCCTCAAATCAACCTTCAGTATTCATCTAAAAATGAAATTTACTAAAAATTATCGTGTGTTAGAATGGCAGATTGGAACGACTCATGATTCTCCTGTGATAGAAAAACAGATATCGTTAAATGAAACCCTATAATCTATTCTCCAGTTAACCGTCCGTTAAAGACTTACTTGCTATAGCAGCTATTAATGATGTCCCTcatcaaacaatttttgaacTAATACTTTGTTTTTCTCCTTCAGGGCAACGATTCTTTGAGCTGCCAGGGTATCCGATGCCCCCTCACAgtgatttttctatttatttttggagAAAAATTCCTACAACGCCAGCTCAAAACTAAAACTGCATAACTCCATCCAAAATACTGTAGTTTACCTCTCGAAGTGAAGTATCTTAAAATACACATTTTATTGGCCAGGGTCATCTTTTCCAGTCCCTCCTTCGCCTGAAAGTGCACACTGAAGTCTGAGGGAATCtactcctttattttttaaaggagagaagaaaacaaatacaaaaatctCTGAGGGGTGATGTACCTGGCGGTCTAGAGATACTTTCCCTTCATTTTTTAAATTCCTAGCCCTTTTCCCTTCAGTTTAAAAATCCCCAGTCTCTGCCTCGAGTAAAGACTGGATTAGATTCCTAGACCTCCTTACAACCAGCTGAGTCTCTTCTCAATTGATTGAGCTCGTCCGCAGGGAGTATCCTgccgttgggttgtgccgcacacatccctaggtgtgtgccaagatgtgtgcggcacaacccaacccttggatggcccctaggcactccctgggcactgagctccctagagaggagttGGATCCCTTCTCGACTGCGCTGACCAGTACCTTTTTCGAATTTGGACCATTCATTGTTGGGGTTTCTTCATGCCAACAAAGGGAGGGGTCTGGATGTCTAAGGATGGCATCGGGAATAGAAGGAAGGAACATTATTGATTTCGTACAATAAGGGGGCAAAGTATTTATGAACCTAAATAGGGTGtattttttcttcacccattGTAGAGGAAAACTTACTCCCAAAATTAATTGGCTGAAGATCAGTAAGATTTTGCCCATTTAGGGTCCTCACATCTTGAGGCACCTAGATTTTGGTTTTCAGGAACTTTGTATGATCTTCAGAATGGTTGAGAAGGGGAAAGGTGAGGCATGGTTAATGGAAGTTGTAGTAATAAAAGCTACCAAGGCCACAACAGGTCCTGGATGTGTTGGAAATGTTCATATAAATTGGTGATTGATTTGCTCCCTGGAATGGATGGAAGTACTACTAGAAGCTTATTGAACAAACCTTGTTCAAGTAGGGTCGTATCATTGATCTACTCCAATTAATGGAGCTGATTTCATCTATGCTAACTGGGCTTTGAGAGGGGAGGTCCTCACTCTTCAGTCCTCGCCTGTTGAACCCATCTCTGTTGCTTACTGGTTCTAGTCTTCCAATTATAGaaatctttgtttcttttttctgatTCCAATTTCTAGGGTTGAAGCAACTTACATAGGATTTAAAAACACTGATCGGATCAAATCGGAATCA
This window encodes:
- the LOC122650294 gene encoding serine/threonine-protein kinase fray2 encodes the protein MTIDDENSIYVGGLPYDSTEETLREAFHYYGSIVAIKIINDREVGGKCYGFVTFTNPKSADNAIHEMNGRTIGGRVVRVNEVKARGGRPNFHRENFRRDSERDVEWDRGRDRDRNYDNNRDRYRDRYNDRSRDRDRDREREYEDSRDHDRTRDHFLDQDRDRDLEDNEQERNKSRDHDWERDHDIDRDHDREMDSDDHDRSKDTDKDLQSRIRTGSKICDRHSRELSSNSSDDYHDQVKEQLEISNQRHEELQKEISQLEEQLKEKEQLVSDLQKKSLKVEDVLATAKKLSSHRRMQLTNLQRCFLQVKDYTGKLKASEQELQALLDTTMIEVSMGDDAS